The Pantoea vagans genome contains the following window.
GTGCGGAGAAGAAAATCAGTGTCACGATGGGGTTAATATGAAGGCGGTCTGCTGTCCAACCGACTGACACCGCCATGGCTCCCATAAAGAATATATAGAGGAAATATCGCGCGGTGGTGGCTTCGGCGTTAAAGGTCCATTTCGCATTGGCGAAGAAGGAGAATGTGACAGCAACACAGAAGGCAGCAAGGTTAGCCATAGATTGCTTGGCACCACTGGCTAAGAGCGCACCAAAAACTGCCCAATGGATGGCTGTATTAACCACTCCGACAGAGGTATACCTCGCAAACAACCTAAGCATTTCTGCACCCTTAAAATGAAAGTGCCTGATCCTCGCATTACCGTAGGGTTATAGCAAGTTTTGGTAAGAGAGTGAGAGTGATGCGTAAATTGCTGCGAGTGCGTGTTGCATAATGATCTGAAAATTAACTCACATTGTACTGATGGTAGCGGCGCGATTTATCGCGCGTTTTTTAAACCCGCGCAATGAATTGCGCCGCTACAATGCGTTGCTCTTAAACCCCCAACCGATCCCGCAACGCATACCACACCGCGCCCATCGCCGTAAGCGGCACCTTAAACCGTCTCCCTCCCGGGAACGGCAGGTGCGGCAGTTTCGCGAACGCATCAAATCTCTCCGCATGCCCGCGCAGCACCTCAGCGATCAACTTCCCTGACAGATGTGTACAGGTCACGCCATGTCCGCTATCCCCTTGCATAAAGAACGCATTTTTCTCAACCTGCCCAAACTGCGGCATGCGGGACAGCGTGAGCAGGAAGTTACCGCTCCAGCGGTGGCTAATCTTCACATCCTTTAGCTGCGGGAAGGTCTTCAGTAGTTTCGGTCGAATCAGCGCTTCAATATTATCCGGCTCACGCGCGCCGTACACCACACCGCCGCCGTACAGCAGGCGGTTGTCGGCGGTCAGGCGGAAATAATCCAGCAGATAATTACAGTCTTCAACGCAGTGGTTATTCGGCAACAAACCC
Protein-coding sequences here:
- a CDS encoding GtrA family protein, translated to MLRLFARYTSVGVVNTAIHWAVFGALLASGAKQSMANLAAFCVAVTFSFFANAKWTFNAEATTARYFLYIFFMGAMAVSVGWTADRLHINPIVTLIFFSALSLVCGFVYSKFFVFRKS